One window of the Candidatus Eremiobacteraceae bacterium genome contains the following:
- the deoC gene encoding deoxyribose-phosphate aldolase, whose product MTVDAVGLEERAADLAKRSIKKHAKIQGLRIAIGCIDLTTLEGKDTPGRVAQLCRKALTPDARDLSLPHVAAVCVYPSLVGTAKKALQGAEVKVASVATAFPSGQSSIAVKLEETKEAVADGADEIDMVIDRGAFHAGRYRDVRSEIEDVKRACGPAALKVILETGELGTYDNVRRASELAMEAGADFIKTSTGKIAPAATLPVALVMLHAARDFERRTGRRVGVKVAGGIRTAKQALQYLVIVKETCGDDWLSPAWFRIGASSLLNDILMQLWKERTGAYQSDEYFTKD is encoded by the coding sequence ATGACCGTTGATGCCGTCGGCCTCGAAGAACGCGCCGCGGACCTGGCCAAGCGAAGCATCAAAAAGCATGCGAAGATCCAAGGTCTGCGCATTGCGATCGGCTGCATCGACCTCACGACGCTCGAGGGCAAGGACACGCCAGGACGCGTCGCACAGCTCTGCCGCAAGGCCCTGACGCCGGACGCGCGGGATCTCTCGCTGCCGCACGTCGCAGCCGTCTGCGTCTACCCATCACTCGTCGGCACAGCGAAAAAAGCTTTGCAAGGCGCAGAGGTCAAGGTGGCTTCCGTCGCGACCGCCTTCCCATCGGGGCAATCCAGCATCGCGGTCAAGCTCGAAGAGACGAAAGAAGCGGTCGCCGACGGCGCCGACGAGATCGACATGGTGATCGACCGCGGCGCATTTCATGCCGGCCGCTATCGCGACGTCCGCAGCGAGATCGAAGACGTGAAACGCGCGTGCGGGCCCGCGGCGCTCAAGGTCATTCTCGAAACTGGCGAACTCGGGACCTACGACAACGTCAGACGGGCTTCCGAGCTGGCGATGGAAGCTGGCGCGGACTTCATCAAGACGTCCACCGGCAAAATCGCACCGGCCGCGACGCTGCCGGTGGCGCTCGTCATGCTGCACGCGGCGCGCGACTTCGAGCGGCGCACCGGCCGGCGCGTCGGCGTGAAAGTCGCGGGCGGCATCCGCACGGCAAAGCAGGCGCTGCAATATCTGGTGATCGTCAAGGAGACATGCGGCGACGACTGGCTCTCTCCGGCGTGGTTTCGCATCGGCGCCAGTTCTTTGCTCAACGACATCCTCATGCAGCTTTGGAAGGAACGCACGGGCGCGTATCAATCAGATGAATACTTCACAAAAGACTAG